One region of Flavobacterium pisciphilum genomic DNA includes:
- a CDS encoding response regulator transcription factor: MNILIVEDNKELAIEVRDFLSDGGYVCKIANTCDEALDEIGGNDYDAMLLDLGLPDGDGFDVLKAVRKTKSKIAVIVITARGELDDRIDGLHLGADDYLTKPFALTELSARLFAVIRRMHGYTLNDLVVHGFSLQLQDYKVSYEGTPINLTKKEFDIFQYLVLNKNRVITRLQLTEHIWGDILEINSDSNFIDVHVRNLRKKLDKHTTIDWFETVRNVGYRINT, from the coding sequence ATGAATATTCTTATTGTCGAAGATAATAAAGAGCTGGCTATCGAGGTTCGTGATTTTTTGAGTGATGGTGGTTATGTATGCAAAATTGCAAATACTTGTGATGAGGCATTAGATGAAATAGGAGGGAATGATTATGATGCGATGCTACTCGATTTGGGTTTGCCAGATGGTGATGGTTTTGATGTTTTAAAAGCAGTTCGGAAAACCAAATCCAAAATAGCAGTAATCGTTATTACAGCACGTGGAGAGTTGGACGATAGGATAGATGGTTTACATCTAGGGGCAGATGATTATCTTACGAAGCCTTTTGCATTGACAGAATTAAGCGCACGTTTGTTTGCTGTTATTCGTAGAATGCATGGGTATACATTAAATGATTTGGTAGTACATGGGTTTTCTTTGCAATTGCAAGATTACAAAGTGAGTTATGAGGGAACGCCTATTAATCTAACCAAGAAAGAATTTGATATTTTTCAATATTTGGTCTTGAATAAAAATCGCGTAATTACAAGATTACAATTAACAGAACATATTTGGGGGGATATATTAGAGATTAATTCAGATTCTAATTTTATAGATGTACATGTTCGGAATCTTAGAAAAAAATTAGACAAGCACACTACTATAGATTGGTTTGAAACAGTAAGAAATGTAGGGTATCGTATTAATACTTAA
- a CDS encoding sensor histidine kinase, with the protein MKIKHQLAIFNALTRLLLILVLWLMLPILIQNVVYRHINNGLVEKKKKFIEHLNQNEIDDFIENAGDSTETYSQFSSLHSEFLVLSRLSKLPRQEKSTFVDENRIIEGEENEYRILKYHFTYENIGYELEIGSSLAEVKDLTFIIKLFIIIVLVVVVLITFLADTFYIEYLLKPFYKIIDTKIRRVNEPEAFDHTPIKAHSADFRELDSVLNQMMDRIAELFKKEKQFISNVSHELLTPIALLKNKFENLLQNESLNDNAVDKIASSLKTLDMLKKIINNLLLISRIDNNQYAANEAIDFHEIVNGLYEDLQDRIDDKGVAFINEMKHEFDFRGNKTLIHILLYNLVTNAIKYNKENGSIIVSDGFLNQQYYLSISDSGIGMNEAQIENIFNRFTRISSDQDGQGLGLAIADSIASFHHIDIKVTSSPNKGTTFLLLFPNSAKA; encoded by the coding sequence GTGAAGATAAAGCATCAATTAGCCATTTTTAATGCACTAACACGATTGTTGTTGATTTTAGTTCTATGGCTAATGTTGCCTATTTTGATTCAAAATGTAGTTTATAGACACATTAATAATGGACTTGTAGAAAAGAAGAAGAAGTTCATCGAGCATTTAAATCAAAATGAGATAGATGATTTTATTGAAAATGCAGGAGATTCTACCGAAACGTATTCACAGTTTTCGAGCTTGCATAGTGAGTTTTTGGTGCTTTCGAGATTGTCAAAACTGCCAAGACAAGAAAAAAGCACCTTTGTTGATGAGAACAGGATAATCGAAGGAGAAGAAAATGAATACAGGATATTAAAATATCATTTTACGTATGAAAATATAGGGTATGAGTTAGAGATAGGAAGCAGTTTGGCAGAGGTAAAAGATCTTACCTTTATTATTAAGCTCTTTATCATTATAGTTTTGGTTGTAGTAGTTTTGATTACATTCTTGGCAGATACTTTTTATATAGAGTATTTACTCAAACCTTTCTATAAAATTATTGATACAAAAATTAGACGAGTTAATGAGCCGGAAGCTTTTGATCACACTCCAATAAAGGCACATTCAGCAGATTTTAGGGAATTAGATTCGGTTTTAAACCAAATGATGGATAGGATTGCTGAATTGTTTAAGAAAGAAAAACAATTTATATCAAATGTTTCTCATGAGCTGTTAACACCAATTGCATTATTGAAAAATAAATTCGAAAATTTATTGCAAAATGAATCTTTGAACGATAATGCTGTAGATAAAATAGCCAGTTCGCTCAAGACATTGGACATGTTGAAGAAAATAATCAATAATTTATTGCTAATCTCTAGAATTGATAATAATCAATATGCCGCTAATGAGGCTATCGATTTTCATGAAATTGTAAATGGTTTGTATGAAGATCTTCAAGACAGAATTGATGACAAAGGAGTAGCGTTTATTAATGAGATGAAGCATGAATTTGATTTTAGAGGCAATAAAACTTTAATACATATCTTATTGTATAATTTGGTTACAAATGCAATAAAGTATAATAAAGAGAATGGAAGTATTATTGTTAGTGATGGCTTCTTAAATCAGCAGTACTATTTGTCTATTTCCGATTCGGGAATAGGAATGAATGAAGCCCAAATCGAAAATATTTTTAATCGATTTACTCGTATTAGTTCAGATCAGGATGGGCAAGGTTTAGGGCTTGCTATCGCTGATAGTATTGCATCATTTCATCATATAGATATTAAGGTAACTTCTAGTCCAAATAAAGGAACAACGTTTTTATTATTATTTCCAAATAGTGCTAAAGCTTAA
- a CDS encoding metallophosphoesterase, which yields MIIRFIIICALFLFIELYSFQAIRTLIKLRWLLISYQVISLLLFVFIIYSFTQFDRSVGQTKQTMFTMGLMLLVYVPKIVITLVLLGEDIFRAGVGIVNYFIENPNTTTNSVIPSRRKFVSQLAVGLAAVPFLSLIYGIFEGRYNFKVFKQTVFFPDLPDAFDGFTITQISDVHSGSFDNPEKISYAIDLVNEQNSDMILFTGDIVNTHATEMHPWLETFNKIKDHKYGKYSVLGNHDYGEYVTWPSEKKKEENFEDIKKLYGQIGFQLLLNEHTYIQKGDDKIALVGVENWGHNFKKAGDLNKASQNVHQDDFKVLMSHDPSHWEYEIKEHPKNFHLTLSGHTHGMQFGIEIPGYFKWSLAQYVYKQWAGLYENAGRYVYVNRGFGFHAYPGRVGIMPEITVIELKKGKNVS from the coding sequence ATGATCATTCGTTTTATAATTATTTGTGCTCTTTTTTTATTTATAGAGTTATATTCTTTTCAGGCTATTCGAACTTTGATTAAATTAAGATGGCTCTTGATAAGTTACCAAGTAATAAGTTTATTGCTTTTTGTATTTATAATATATTCATTTACACAATTTGATCGTTCGGTTGGTCAAACCAAACAAACCATGTTTACAATGGGGTTGATGTTATTGGTTTATGTGCCTAAAATTGTGATAACATTAGTGCTTTTGGGCGAAGATATTTTTCGTGCAGGAGTTGGGATTGTTAATTATTTTATCGAAAATCCAAATACAACAACAAATAGTGTAATTCCTAGTCGAAGAAAATTTGTAAGTCAATTGGCAGTAGGGCTGGCAGCAGTTCCTTTTTTATCTTTGATTTATGGGATTTTTGAAGGAAGATATAATTTTAAAGTATTTAAGCAGACAGTGTTTTTTCCAGATTTGCCAGATGCTTTTGATGGATTTACAATTACACAAATTTCAGACGTACACTCAGGGAGTTTTGATAATCCTGAGAAAATAAGTTATGCAATTGATTTGGTAAATGAACAAAATTCGGATATGATTTTGTTTACTGGAGATATTGTTAATACCCATGCTACCGAAATGCATCCTTGGTTGGAAACATTTAATAAAATCAAAGACCATAAGTATGGTAAATATTCAGTTTTAGGAAATCATGATTATGGAGAGTATGTTACTTGGCCATCAGAGAAAAAGAAAGAAGAGAATTTTGAGGACATAAAAAAATTATATGGACAAATAGGTTTTCAATTACTGTTGAATGAACATACTTATATTCAAAAAGGAGATGACAAAATTGCTTTGGTTGGTGTTGAAAACTGGGGACATAATTTTAAAAAAGCAGGCGATTTAAATAAGGCTTCGCAAAATGTTCATCAAGATGATTTTAAAGTTTTAATGAGCCATGACCCAAGCCATTGGGAGTATGAAATAAAAGAGCACCCTAAGAATTTTCATCTTACTTTGTCAGGACATACTCATGGAATGCAATTTGGAATAGAAATTCCGGGTTATTTTAAATGGAGTTTGGCACAATATGTGTACAAACAATGGGCTGGTTTGTATGAAAATGCAGGTCGCTATGTATATGTAAATCGCGGTTTTGGTTTTCATGCTTATCCAGGACGTGTAGGGATAATGCCAGAAATTACCGTGATTGAACTAAAAAAAGGCAAGAATGTGTCATAA
- a CDS encoding thioredoxin family protein produces the protein MSKFGELINAQVPVLIDFYTDWNESSVSMHPVIKDVAAALGDKAKVIKIDVDKNQELADALRIKGLPTLMIYKEGQMIWRQSGELDANTIIGIVQEQF, from the coding sequence ATGTCAAAATTCGGAGAACTTATAAATGCTCAAGTTCCAGTGTTAATAGATTTTTACACCGATTGGAACGAATCATCTGTGTCCATGCATCCTGTAATTAAGGATGTTGCAGCTGCTCTAGGCGATAAAGCCAAGGTGATTAAAATAGATGTGGATAAAAATCAGGAATTAGCCGATGCTCTTAGAATTAAAGGGCTTCCTACTTTAATGATATATAAAGAAGGTCAAATGATTTGGAGGCAATCTGGCGAACTAGATGCAAATACTATTATTGGAATTGTGCAAGAACAATTCTAA
- a CDS encoding polysaccharide deacetylase family protein has translation MSFYWIKTNKLIKYFFSNYYWDIPNKENKVYLTFDDGPTPEITEWVLSELKKRNARASFFCIGNNIEKHPEIFKKIIDEGHIIGNHTYDHLKGWKTTTDAYLNNSLLCDKQIQKSSTKNLEPKIFRPPYGKITKSQSTQLRQLGYKIIMWDVLSADFDRSISPEKCLQNVIKNVKSGSIIVFHDSVKASQNLKFALPKTLDYLKENNFIFDVIY, from the coding sequence ATGAGTTTTTATTGGATTAAGACAAACAAGCTAATCAAATATTTTTTTTCTAACTATTACTGGGACATCCCTAATAAAGAGAATAAAGTTTATTTGACCTTTGACGACGGCCCTACTCCCGAAATTACAGAATGGGTTTTATCTGAACTAAAAAAACGAAATGCCAGAGCCTCATTTTTCTGCATTGGGAATAACATCGAAAAACATCCTGAAATATTCAAAAAAATAATCGATGAGGGACACATTATAGGAAATCACACTTATGATCATTTAAAAGGCTGGAAAACTACCACAGACGCCTATTTAAACAATAGCCTTTTATGCGATAAACAGATTCAAAAATCTTCAACCAAAAACCTTGAACCAAAAATTTTCCGTCCTCCTTATGGGAAAATAACAAAATCACAATCGACTCAATTACGTCAATTGGGGTATAAAATAATAATGTGGGATGTTTTAAGTGCAGATTTTGACCGAAGCATATCTCCTGAAAAATGCTTGCAGAATGTAATCAAAAATGTAAAATCAGGAAGCATAATCGTTTTTCACGATAGCGTAAAAGCATCGCAAAACCTTAAATTTGCATTACCAAAAACATTAGATTATTTAAAGGAAAACAATTTTATATTTGATGTTATTTATTAA